The DNA region TCGACCCTGCAGGGACTCGTGTCGGTGGGGCAGTGTCCCGATAAACTTACCAATAGGTTTGACGGCCGCCGATGCGCGCCAGTAATATGCAGGGCAGCGCTATCTTGTACGAACGTTCGTTCAGCAGAAGGAAATTCGAGGACACGCACATGACACGCCTCTTCAGGGTAGGTCTCGCCGCCACGATGGGTCTGGCGATGGCTGCGCCTGCAGGGTTCGCGCAGCAGCAGGCGGGGCCGGCACCCGCGCCCGCCGCGAGCCTGGTGGTGACCGAAACCCGCACCGCCGCCCCGACATTCCAGGGCGACACGGGTCTGTGGTTCGTGCCGCTCGGCGAGGTGCTGCCGGCGGGACGGTGGTCGGCCAGCGCCTACTACACGAACTTCGACCGCCAGGAAGGTTTCACGAACATCGGCTTCTTCCCCCTGACCTTCGGGTATGGGGTGGGTGGACGAGCCGAGCTGTTCGCGTCGGTCTCGGCGGTGACGCGTATTGATCGCGACATCCGTCCGGTTTTCGTGCCCGGCAATGAAGCAGGCGGTCCCAACAACGAGTACCCGCTGGTGAAGCAGCCGTGGTCCGGGTCGACCTTCGGCGACATCTACGCTGGCGGCAAGGTGGCCCTGACCTCGCAGGCCAAGGGCGCGCCGGTGGCGATGGCCCTCAAGGCGATGGTCAAGCTGCCGACCGGCTCTGCCGACAAGGGCACGAGCTCTGGCCAGGCGGACTTCTTCCTCGACTACATCGTGAGCAAGGAAGTCAACGAGCGCGTCGACCTGTCGGGCTATGCCGGCGTGGCCGTGCGCGCCGACGCCGAGCGCACCAATCAGAGCAACGGCCTCCGCTACGGCTTCGGCCTCGGCTTCCCGACGCGGAGCGGCCTGAAGCTGACTGCCGAGCTGTTCGGCGAGTCGTACTTCGACGACACCCTCACCTCGAGCGGTCTCACCGCGTTCGACGGATCGACGAGCGCGGGCACCTGGGCCATCAAGAGCCCTCTCGACGCCGCGATTGGTGCCACGTACTTCAGCAGCAAGGGCTTCTTTGCCGGTGCCGGCGTCACCTACGCCCTGAAGCACGACTCGCGCAACGATCTGTACCGCTTCCAGGAGAACGAGGGCCTCGACAAGGTGTCGATGCAGTTCCGCATCGGCTACCACCCGGGCGTGGCGACCGCGTACGTGGCGCCGGCGCCCCCGCCGCCGCCCCCGCCGCCGCCGGCCGTGCAGGAGAATCGTCCGCCGACGGTGAAGGCCCGCTGCAACCCGTGCACGGTGGAGGTCGGCAAGAGCTCGACGATCACGGCTGACGCGAGCGATCCCGATGGCGATCCGCTCACCTACAAGTGGTCCTGCCCCGCCGGCACGGTGGCCCAGCCCAGCAACCGCGAGACGCTGTGGACGGCCCCGGCGCAGGAGGGTCCGGTGCCCTGCACGGTGACGGTGACCGACGGCAAGGGCGGCACGGTGACCGACACGGTGACCATCCAGGTGGTCAAGCCGGCCATCAAGGACTACACGTTCGAGGACGTCCACTTCGACTTCGACCGCTACACGCTGCGGCCGGAAGCCACTCGCATCCTCGACGAGGCGATCAAGGCGCTGACCGACAACCCCGAGCTGCGCATCGAGGTCGAGGGTCACACCTGCAACATCGGTACGGCGGAGTACAACCTCGCCCTCGGCGAGCGCCGCGCCTACTCGGTCCGCGACTACCTCGGCTCGCGCGGCATCGGTGCCAACCGCATCCGCACGGTGAGCTACGGTGAGGAGCGTCCGAAGCACGACAACAGCCGCGAGGAGACGCGCCGCCTCAACCGCCGCGCCGCCCTCACGGTCCGCGTGACGCAGTAAGTCTCGCCAACCGCTTCACACGAAGGGCCCGATTGGCACATGCCAGTCGGGCCCTTCGTGCTTCTGCTCTGGGCCTTCGTCCTTCGGCCGTCGGCAGTCCTGGGCGGAACAAGGCGACGGTCAAGCGTCAAGCGTTAGGCGTTAAGCGTTAGGCGTTAGAATCCCGCCGTGCCCTCCCGCCCCGGTCAGTCCAAGGCGCTGCTCGATGCCCTCCTCGACAGCGATGACCCGGTGGGTGTCGAAGCCACCATCGCCCGCCTGGCCATCGTCGGTCGCCCGGCGCTGCGACCCGTGATTCAGCGGCTCGCCCAGGTCGACGACATCCACCGTCCGAAGCTCCTCCGCGTGCTCGAGCGGATGGGCGACCCGTCGGCGCTGCCAACCATCACGCCGTACCTGTCACATCACGACCCCGACGTGGCGGTCGCAGCGGTCGACGCGATGGGCCCCCTGCTCGATGCGCCCGACGGCGACGTGGCGACCACGGCGCTCGATGCCCTGACCGTCACGCTGCTCGACGCCGCACGACCCGACGCCGTCCGCCTGCGGGCACTCGAAGCGATCACCAACGCCCAGGACACCACCGGCCAGTACGAGGCCGACGTCCTGGTGCCGCTGCGCAACCGGCTCAAACACGACCCGTCCGAGGCGCTGCGTGAGGCCGTGCGGCCAGGGTCGGCCGCCGGCCCTGGTGAAGGCGACGAACGCTCGGGAGAGGCCCTGCTCGAGGCGGCAGCTGCCGGAGAACTGCCCGCCGACACCGAGCACCTCCGGCAGTTGCTGACCTCGCACGGCGCAACCGCCCCGCTCACCGTGCTCAGCCGCCTCGTCGAACGCGTGCGTACCCACGAAGCCGTCGTGCCCGCCGAGCACGTCAACGCGTGGCGGGTGATCCGCGCGACGACGCATCAGGCCCTCGCGGCGCGTGGCAGTCGGCTGGCGGTCTACGACCTGCGGGAAACGCTCGAACTGTTGGGAGAGCAGACGCCGGTGGGCATGCTGTCGGCGCTGCAGCAGGTGGGCGACGCGGCCGCCCTGGAGAGCGTGGCCGACGCCTGGCAGGCGTCGGCCGACGCGTGGTTCCGCGGGCAGTTGGTGACGATTTTCCGCGCCATCGCCGCACGCGAGAAGCTCACCAGGCGCAGTGCCGCGGTCAAGAAGCTGGCCGCACGCCTGCCGGAGGCGTTCGCGGCCCTGTGGGGCTGAACGATCAGTACGCCTTCGCGAAGCAGGCCATGACCGTCGCGGGGCGCCCGGTGACAAAGCAGGCCTTGCCCTCGTACGACGGCGCGACGAACGGGTAGTTGCGGATGGTCGCCTGCGTCTCGGCCTTCACCTGCGCCTCGATCGCCGGGTCGTCGCACCACGGCGCGAACACGAAGCCCGGACGCGCGCCCGCCATCAGCGTCTTGAACTCGTCGTAGTTCTCCGTGTAGTGCGTGCGCTCCTCGCGCACCTGCTTCGCCTTCTCGAACAGCGACGCCTGAATGGACGCGAGCCAGCCCTGCACCTGCGCAACGAGCCCGTCCATCGGCACGAAGGCCTTCTCGCGGGTGTCGCGACGCGCCAGCACCACCTGCTGCTTCTCGATGTCCTTGGGCCCGATCTCGAGCCGCACCGGCACGCCGCGCATCTCCCAGTCGGCGAACTTCCAGCCCGGCGTGTAGGCGTCGCGGTCGTCGAGCATCACGCGCACGCCGGCGGCCACCAGCGCGTCCTTGATCTTCTGCGCGTGCGGCAGCACCGTCTCGCGCCAGTCGCCGCGCGGGATGGGGACGATCACCACCTGGTACGGCGCGATGTTGGGCGGCAGCACGAGGCCGCTGTCGTCGCCGTGCACCATGATCAGCCCGCCGATCAGGCGCGTCGACACGCCCCAGGACGTCGTCCACGCGTGCTGCTCGACCTTGTCACGCCCCTGGAACTTGATCTCGAAGGCCTTGGCGAAGTTCTGCCCGAGGTTGTGCGAGGTGCCGGCCTGCAGCGCACGGCCGTCGCCCATCAGCGCCTCGATCGAATACGTCTTCGAGGCGCCCGCGAACTTCTCGGCGTCGCTCTTGCGGCCCTCGATGACCGGCATCGCCAGCTCGGTCTCGACGAACTCCTTGTAGACGCCGAGGATCTTCAGCGTCTCCTCCTCGGCCTCGGCCTCGGTCTCGTGGACCGTGTGCCCTTCCTGCCAGAGGAACTCGGTGGTGCGCAGGAACGGGCGCGTGACCTTCTCCCAGCGGACGACGTTGGCCCACTGGTTGATCAGGATGGGGAGATCACGCCACGACTGCAGCCACTTGGCGTACATCGTGCCGATGATGACCTCGGAGGTCGGCCGGATCGCCAGCTTCTCCTCCAGCTTTTCCTTGCCGCCGTGCGTGACCCAGGCCACCTCGGGGGCGAAGCCCTCGACGTGCTCGGCTTCCTTCATCAGCAGACTCTCGGGGATGAAGAGCGGGAAGTAGGCGTTGACGTGACCGGTGGCCTTGAGCCGCGCGTCGAGCAGCTGCTGGATGCGCTCCCAGATGGCGTAGCCGTACGGGCGGATCGTCATGCACCCCTTGAGCCCCGGGGTGTAGTCGGCCAGTTCCGCGCGCAGCACCACGTCGAGGTACCAGCGCGAGTAGTCCTCCGCCTGCGAGGTGATCGCCGTGACGAACGCGTCGCCCTTGGCGCCGCCCTTGCCCTGTTGTGCCTGCCCCTTGCCCTGCTGCTCGCTCATGATCCTCGTCAATCCGCTCTGCGCTGCAGCACGTCG from Luteitalea sp. TBR-22 includes:
- a CDS encoding OmpA family protein, producing the protein MTRLFRVGLAATMGLAMAAPAGFAQQQAGPAPAPAASLVVTETRTAAPTFQGDTGLWFVPLGEVLPAGRWSASAYYTNFDRQEGFTNIGFFPLTFGYGVGGRAELFASVSAVTRIDRDIRPVFVPGNEAGGPNNEYPLVKQPWSGSTFGDIYAGGKVALTSQAKGAPVAMALKAMVKLPTGSADKGTSSGQADFFLDYIVSKEVNERVDLSGYAGVAVRADAERTNQSNGLRYGFGLGFPTRSGLKLTAELFGESYFDDTLTSSGLTAFDGSTSAGTWAIKSPLDAAIGATYFSSKGFFAGAGVTYALKHDSRNDLYRFQENEGLDKVSMQFRIGYHPGVATAYVAPAPPPPPPPPPAVQENRPPTVKARCNPCTVEVGKSSTITADASDPDGDPLTYKWSCPAGTVAQPSNRETLWTAPAQEGPVPCTVTVTDGKGGTVTDTVTIQVVKPAIKDYTFEDVHFDFDRYTLRPEATRILDEAIKALTDNPELRIEVEGHTCNIGTAEYNLALGERRAYSVRDYLGSRGIGANRIRTVSYGEERPKHDNSREETRRLNRRAALTVRVTQ
- a CDS encoding HEAT repeat domain-containing protein, with translation MPSRPGQSKALLDALLDSDDPVGVEATIARLAIVGRPALRPVIQRLAQVDDIHRPKLLRVLERMGDPSALPTITPYLSHHDPDVAVAAVDAMGPLLDAPDGDVATTALDALTVTLLDAARPDAVRLRALEAITNAQDTTGQYEADVLVPLRNRLKHDPSEALREAVRPGSAAGPGEGDERSGEALLEAAAAGELPADTEHLRQLLTSHGATAPLTVLSRLVERVRTHEAVVPAEHVNAWRVIRATTHQALAARGSRLAVYDLRETLELLGEQTPVGMLSALQQVGDAAALESVADAWQASADAWFRGQLVTIFRAIAAREKLTRRSAAVKKLAARLPEAFAALWG
- the proS gene encoding proline--tRNA ligase, which translates into the protein MSEQQGKGQAQQGKGGAKGDAFVTAITSQAEDYSRWYLDVVLRAELADYTPGLKGCMTIRPYGYAIWERIQQLLDARLKATGHVNAYFPLFIPESLLMKEAEHVEGFAPEVAWVTHGGKEKLEEKLAIRPTSEVIIGTMYAKWLQSWRDLPILINQWANVVRWEKVTRPFLRTTEFLWQEGHTVHETEAEAEEETLKILGVYKEFVETELAMPVIEGRKSDAEKFAGASKTYSIEALMGDGRALQAGTSHNLGQNFAKAFEIKFQGRDKVEQHAWTTSWGVSTRLIGGLIMVHGDDSGLVLPPNIAPYQVVIVPIPRGDWRETVLPHAQKIKDALVAAGVRVMLDDRDAYTPGWKFADWEMRGVPVRLEIGPKDIEKQQVVLARRDTREKAFVPMDGLVAQVQGWLASIQASLFEKAKQVREERTHYTENYDEFKTLMAGARPGFVFAPWCDDPAIEAQVKAETQATIRNYPFVAPSYEGKACFVTGRPATVMACFAKAY